A window of Glycine soja cultivar W05 chromosome 2, ASM419377v2, whole genome shotgun sequence genomic DNA:
TTTCTGATCGTGTCAACAACTATGCAACATTTTTCATAGATTCTGCGAGTTGCCGTTGCCTTCCCTGCGCTGCAATGGCATAAGCTTGTATAAGGATAAGAATATTCCAACTTGGGACAAATTATCCTCGTTGGATTTTGTTGTGCATGGAAAAATTTTACTTAGCCATACACTTCGACTTTGAAATTTGTCTCCTTACATTGATTGATCTCCAAATGAATTGTGATTGGATTTAATTCTCGTGAACGGTCAAGAAAGTTGATTGTGTTTCTTACAAGATTATGATGTGCCATCAAAGTTTGAACAATTTGATATAGTTATTCTTCTTTAcaattttatgaagaaaaaaaatagaaatttttaatttttgtgtccTGCTAGGAGTCAGCAACAAGGGTTCGATGATCTTCAAAATAAAGCCACAAATGGGCCTTTGGATTGCAGTGGATTCAAATCAGGAGAATAGATTATGATCACTGCTATTCTCACCTCCTACACTGCTCTTTCCACCTCATTCCTTTTCAAAAAAGAGTGAAAGTCAAATTTACCCCTGCCCAATTTCCTACACCTTCTCCACCTCCCCCATTCTCttcacataaatatttattttcatattattatattcACTATAAACTATAGTATTACTGCATTGACATTTTGAAGAAAAGTCATTTCATGTCTGCGTTGCACTGAATCTCTCATGCCTCTCTAAACATTAGACAAATTCCTTCTGCATATATGCTTTGATTGTTTCCTACCTTGTACGCTTTGTATTGAAAATGCTTGCTATTAAGTGAACGTCAATGTTGCGTGGATCTTAATAATCCGTAGTTGATTGCTCTGAGGAGCAGCTTCTGTCGATTGCAGTTTGACCCAGTGCATAGTGTGGAAATGACTCAGCTTGAATAACATACCTTTGTAAAATTAACCAGAAATAGCCTCGACGTTAGAATAGACAAGAGTCTCCAATGATATATCATGCTGGCGTTTCAGCATTTAATTAAAGTTCTTTAGTAGTCTTAATATAAATACAAGCATTCAATTAAAAGTATTCAACCACTCATTAGTTTAAGGATTTACATAATGAtaactataaataataaatagttagATTATAAGtagatattataattataactataactagttatattgttttatataattaattataatttgatataatcagttattatgtttaaaatatatgtatataactgattataaataaattagtaatataactaattatataataaattatatttaaaatcaattacatAGTCTATTGattatgaatgaataaaaataagtttatttgaaataatCATTTCTATAAAActagttataattttataactataattattttttaaataaaaatatattatttaaaataataatgctTATAAATCtaattatagttttataaaactagttataattataattatttttttaaaattaattttcttagcAGTCCTAAGCAGAAGTTATCGAGCCCATACTACTAtcgttataattatttttgtggtGCAAGCACCTTGATAGAAGAGGGGAAATAATTAATGGTTAAGTGGAGGAACCTCCTTCGTCGTCTACATGATTCCCATGTCTTAAAGGTCTTGGAATGACGCTAATTGAGAAACATCATGGCTAATCTATTATATTGTTTTACTTAGGACCACATTATTAATTCCATTATAGcaatgtaatttatatattaataattatttattttaagagaaaaaattatatattaacaatataaaataattatatataattattcaacCATCATCGTGTATGATAAatgctttatttttataataattactttttaaaagtgATATCAATTATAATGTCTTATTACTTTGGCTTGCattgttttcttatttatttatttaaaatatttgttaggGTGGCACAACTTGCTAAAAGTTGTATGTGTCAATCATGACTTGGTGATGATATTGTATGTTAAATAACTTATACTAAAATTAAGGATAAGGATATGCATGTTGAGCGTATATtctatttttgaaaagaaaagagatacaaaaataagaaaataaaagagagataaaaatattatacaaatgTAGAAATATCATTGTTTTGTAATGTTTAATTCTCTACAATTACTCATACCTGCCTTCATTATATGGGTTTGTTTAATTTAGGGGgggaaatgaaaggaaaaataaaaaaagagtgtaAAATGAAgtctaaaataatatatttcaaaattaattaagtcGTGTGCAGTTAAAGTTACATTCTATAGTATATTTAAGTCGTACTTAATAACAAGTTTAGATTCATAACTCTGTAATTTACGACATTCAATATAAAAACCAAATTCAAAACTGTACCAAGCTGAGtattaaaattgtgtttgcagcAATTGGGTTAAAAATCCTATAATTTTCGTCCGAAATCATGCTGTGAAAGTTGTGTTTGACTGGAGGGCATCAGTATTTTTTATTGCAATCTTTTTCCTCTATTCTCTACAATCATCAGGTGCATCTCCTATTTTATGTGTTATCTACATTTATAAAATTCTGAATTTATTTTTCCAATGCCATAAAATATGGTAGATCCGATTAACTCAACCTTAATTTTCGATGCATTGTCGAAGGAGAgtaaattggggggggggggggggggggggggaattaTTGGCATAATAACAAGTTGcccatttaatttctataagaTGCATGTGTGTAGAATATTCAGAAATAACTTACTCATTAAAGGGTATTATAACTACTACTTATTATGAAATTTTTCACATATTTACTTTTTAACTGTTATAAATCACATATAATTTCTcatttatcaaacaaaaatgATTGTTAGATACCTTATCACCCTAATAGAAACAAATAAGtcaggtaaaaataaaaataatatatatatatatatatatatatatatatatatattataaataatactattaaTCAATctcaaatatcatatttttgaaaaaaaattgagtctaGCTTATTCTAAAgttacatatattatatatgaattgaGATGCATTCActgcttaaaaaaatttaactataatAGAGAGAATTGATGGGATACACTGatgaaatgtataaaataacatGTGTACACATATTATTCCTTTTTAGGGTGTTTATATTTAGACATTATTTTAAACACTATTtgctaacatttttattttttctctatttctttttttctatcaaaaaataaatatacataaacaCTAAACACTGATGTGTTATATGAGGtcttgagagagaaagagagaaaaaagagaaatatatcaaagataaataacatgatttgatagaaaaaatattaattaattgtttaaaatttgttagtatCAAAATATAAGTCTTCTCAGTAAAATTCACCGGGGAGTGCCTTGTACCGGTGAATATAAAAGGAGTGAGtaacactatttttatttttggtttgtcAGTGTAAGTAACAGTATTGTATTGCAAAGTCAGTGGAAAACAGATTTGGGGACCGCAACTGACAATAACATGTCAAATTCCAAATCTGAGACTAGAGTTTTCACCTTGTTTTCACGCAAACGTTATCGGTGAAATTATATTTCCTCATGGCATGACTTGTCAAAACGACAAATCCAAGCCTCCCCACACTCAAATCGCTCACACCCTCTTCATAAATGGACCTTGCATTGGTTTCATATCTTACAtgtctctctccctctccctcgcTGTCCACAGCTGTAGTACTAGCTACTAGAATCCCTTTATAATCTGTGTCtgacaaaaaatataagaacacaaaaaataagaatggCGTTTAAGCTTTATGGTCTACCAATGTCCACAAACACTACCCGTGCCATGATCTGTCTCCATGAGAAAGAGGTGGATTTTGAACTTGTTCCAGTCAATGTGTTCGCTGCGGAGCATAAGCAGCCTCCTTTTCTCTCCAAGAATGTAAGTGCTtgtagtatttttcttttctcaataaGAAACCTCAGTCACAGCCACACCAACTTTATTTTGTGTTGTACACGCAGCCCTTTGGTTTGATTCCATTACTGGAAGATGGTGATCTCACTCTTTTTGGtatgctttcattcttctttttcaGTTGgtatatattactatttttttacaatttttcacTCTGCATGAGACCCCTTTTATTCAGAAAAAACTTACTATAAATGCAAATTTGATTTATCAAGtatgaaaaaattatcatacagTCCGAGACTATCATAGTTTATCAAGCACTTGATTGAATATGATGCAAGAGTTTATCGTAAACTTCCTAATAAAACCGCGTAATTACTAATTGTACTATGCAATAATTTATCCTTTTCCGGACCCAAATGCATGCCCCATAAACTGTAACATAGCCTATGATATTCCATACTCGAACCAATTCAtctaaaagttgaaatggaaatAACACAAAAtgtgtttctttttcttaatctttGAATGATATCTTTATGAGGCTTTGCATAACAGAGTCCAGAGCCATTACCGCATATGTGGCTGAAAAATTCAAGGAAACAGGAGCCGATCTGATAAGGCATAAGGACGCAAAAGAAGCAGCACTGGTAAAGGTGTGGACAGAGGTAGAGTCTCATTACTACGAGCCAGCAGTGTCACCCATTATCTACGAGTACTTCGTGGCCCCTTTCCAAGGCAAAGAGCCCGACAAGTCAGTTATTGACACCAACGTTGAGAAGCTGAAGAAGGTGCTTGATGTGTACGAGGCCAAGCTGAGCAGCACCAAGTACCTTGCCGGGGACTTTTATAGCCTTGCTGATCTCAGCAATGTCTCTGAAACTCACTACCTTATGCAGACCCCTTGTGCTTCAACGGTCAATGAGCGTCCCCATGTAAAGGCTTGGTGGGAAGATATCTCTTCTAGGCCTGCTTTCACTAAGGTTGTGGGAGGA
This region includes:
- the LOC114390771 gene encoding glutathione S-transferase F13-like; this translates as MAFKLYGLPMSTNTTRAMICLHEKEVDFELVPVNVFAAEHKQPPFLSKNPFGLIPLLEDGDLTLFESRAITAYVAEKFKETGADLIRHKDAKEAALVKVWTEVESHYYEPAVSPIIYEYFVAPFQGKEPDKSVIDTNVEKLKKVLDVYEAKLSSTKYLAGDFYSLADLSNVSETHYLMQTPCASTVNERPHVKAWWEDISSRPAFTKVVGGMTFGQNQEE